In Andreesenia angusta, a single genomic region encodes these proteins:
- a CDS encoding Gp138 family membrane-puncturing spike protein: MRIPEIIPSKTEEGEMIKSNLNNSLRVACPGIIQAFDIESQTATVRLCIRESITNDSGASQWAEIPPLLDLPILIPRAGGYMMTLPIKAGDECLVVFSDMCIDGWFMHGGVQNQMEKRRHDLSDGICIPGIWSQPNRVKDYSTTSCQIRNEEGSSYIELSGDNVNIVAKGSINLSAASVKSNGLDINTHTHTYSGGETSDPH, translated from the coding sequence ATGAGAATACCTGAAATAATCCCTTCTAAAACAGAAGAGGGCGAGATGATTAAATCTAATTTAAACAACAGCCTGAGGGTTGCCTGCCCTGGTATAATTCAGGCTTTCGATATAGAGTCCCAAACAGCTACAGTTAGACTTTGCATCAGAGAATCTATAACGAATGACAGTGGAGCTAGCCAGTGGGCAGAAATACCTCCATTGCTGGACCTTCCGATACTGATTCCAAGGGCGGGAGGCTATATGATGACTCTTCCTATAAAAGCTGGTGACGAGTGCCTAGTTGTCTTCTCTGACATGTGCATAGACGGGTGGTTTATGCATGGAGGAGTTCAAAATCAGATGGAGAAACGGAGACACGATCTGTCCGACGGAATCTGCATACCAGGGATATGGTCACAGCCGAACAGAGTCAAAGACTACTCTACAACTTCGTGCCAAATTCGGAACGAAGAGGGCAGTTCTTATATAGAACTCTCTGGAGATAATGTAAATATAGTGGCCAAAGGAAGCATTAATCTTTCAGCTGCTAGTGTGAAGTCGAATGGTCTCGATATAAACACTCACACTCATACTTACTCTGGTGGAGAGACAAGTGATCCGCACTAA